The proteins below come from a single Sinorhizobium fredii genomic window:
- a CDS encoding carbohydrate ABC transporter permease produces the protein MFRSRSDLVRGIGAHAALGGYTLIALFPVALIVINAFKSRAAIFSEPLMPPTPKSFSLIGFETISARGDFISYFINSATVTGVSLALILLFGAMAAFALSEYRFRGNALIALYVALGIMIPIRLGTVAILQLVVSAGLVNNLVALVLVYTAQGLPLSVFILTEFMRQISADLKDAGRIDGLSEYKIFFTLVLPLVRPAIATVAVFTMIPIWNDLWFPLILAPAEQTKTITLGAQVFIGQFVTDWNAVLAALTLAIVPVLILYLLFSRQLVRGLTAGAVK, from the coding sequence ATGTTTAGGTCTCGTTCAGATCTCGTGCGCGGGATCGGTGCCCATGCTGCGCTCGGCGGCTACACGCTGATTGCCCTGTTTCCCGTCGCCCTCATCGTCATCAACGCCTTCAAAAGCAGGGCTGCGATCTTCAGTGAACCGCTGATGCCGCCGACGCCCAAGAGCTTCTCGCTGATCGGCTTCGAGACGATTTCCGCGCGCGGGGATTTCATCTCCTACTTCATCAATTCGGCGACGGTGACCGGAGTATCACTTGCCCTCATTCTGCTGTTCGGCGCGATGGCAGCCTTTGCCCTTTCCGAGTATCGGTTCCGCGGCAATGCGCTGATTGCTCTTTATGTCGCGCTCGGCATCATGATCCCGATCCGCCTCGGTACGGTTGCCATCCTGCAGCTGGTGGTCAGTGCCGGGCTCGTGAACAATCTCGTCGCCCTCGTTCTCGTCTACACCGCCCAAGGGCTGCCGCTTTCGGTCTTCATCCTCACCGAGTTCATGCGGCAGATCTCGGCGGATCTGAAGGACGCAGGGCGCATCGACGGTTTGTCGGAATACAAGATCTTCTTCACACTCGTCCTGCCGCTGGTGCGGCCGGCAATCGCGACAGTGGCCGTGTTCACGATGATCCCCATCTGGAACGACCTCTGGTTTCCGCTCATCCTTGCACCAGCCGAACAGACTAAGACGATCACGCTCGGTGCACAGGTCTTCATCGGCCAGTTCGTCACCGACTGGAATGCGGTGTTGGCTGCTTTGACGCTCGCAATCGTTCCGGTCCTCATCCTCTATCTTCTCTTCTCTCGCCAGCTCGTGCGCGGCCTGACCGCCGGCGCCGTCAAATAG
- a CDS encoding ABC transporter ATP-binding protein: protein MTASELALQIKGLHKSFGDFHALDDINLDIRSGEFVVFVGPSGCGKSTLLRIIAGLEHACAGDITIAGRRVNDVEPSRRDIAMVFQSYALYPHLDVRGNLSLGLKQARKPASFIEAQVGKAAKMLALDELLHRRPSELSGGQRQRVAIGRALVREPHLFLLDEPLSNLDAALRVNTRLEIARLHRDTGKTMIYVTHDQIEAMTLADKIVVMNKGRIEQIGSPMELYRHPANTFVARFIGSPQMNLFPGSKVGMRDVRLVGIRPEHLAITTNDGPLQGAVSHVEHLGADTNVYIEVADIGLIVARVSGDVEARAGDFLRLEMRPDRVHRFDEQARRFS from the coding sequence ATGACCGCATCAGAACTTGCCCTGCAGATCAAGGGACTGCACAAGAGCTTCGGTGACTTCCACGCGCTCGATGACATCAACCTCGACATCAGGAGCGGCGAGTTCGTCGTTTTCGTCGGCCCATCCGGTTGCGGCAAGTCAACGCTGCTACGCATCATCGCCGGGCTTGAACACGCCTGCGCCGGCGACATCACCATTGCTGGCCGTCGGGTCAACGACGTCGAGCCTTCGAGGCGCGACATTGCTATGGTGTTTCAATCCTATGCGCTCTACCCGCACCTTGATGTCAGGGGCAATCTTTCGCTCGGTTTGAAACAGGCCAGGAAGCCCGCATCGTTCATCGAGGCTCAGGTCGGGAAGGCGGCAAAGATGCTTGCGCTCGATGAGCTCCTGCACCGGCGCCCGTCGGAACTATCGGGTGGTCAGCGCCAGCGGGTGGCCATCGGCCGGGCGCTGGTGCGAGAGCCGCACTTGTTTCTTCTCGACGAACCGCTGTCCAATCTGGATGCTGCGCTGCGCGTCAACACAAGGCTGGAAATCGCCCGTCTCCACAGGGACACGGGCAAGACGATGATCTATGTGACACACGACCAGATCGAGGCCATGACGCTCGCCGATAAGATCGTGGTCATGAACAAGGGCAGGATCGAGCAGATCGGATCGCCCATGGAACTCTACCGGCATCCGGCGAACACCTTTGTCGCCCGCTTCATCGGTTCGCCGCAAATGAACCTCTTTCCCGGTTCGAAGGTTGGAATGCGCGACGTGCGCCTTGTCGGCATAAGGCCCGAGCACCTGGCAATCACGACCAATGACGGCCCGCTCCAAGGCGCCGTCAGCCACGTCGAACACCTCGGGGCCGATACCAACGTTTACATCGAGGTTGCCGATATCGGCCTGATTGTTGCGCGCGTGTCCGGTGATGTCGAAGCAAGGGCGGGTGACTTCCTCCGTCTCGAGATGAGGCCGGATCGTGTCCACCGGTTCGACGAGCAGGCCAGGCGCTTCAGCTAG
- a CDS encoding extracellular solute-binding protein, with translation MLTGITTAQVSAADVKLKAVFIAQAAYNEQSVREMTDDFQKQNPGIAVDLEFVPYEGLHDKIVLAQGSGDGYDAVLFDVIWPAEFAQNEVLVDVTDRITPEMNAGVLPGAWTTVEYKGRRYGMPWVLDTKYLFYNKEMLAKAGFDAPPKTWAELMNQAKVIKEKKIVEHPVVWSWAQAEAVICDYGTLLSAFGGKFLDDKGNSAFQSEGGLKALDYMAASIKDGTTNPNSREYLEEDVRRVFQDGEAAFALNWTYMFNLANDPKQSKVAGKVGVVAAPGVDGITQASAVNGSMGLGITKSSKHPEEAWKYITFLTSQATQNKYAKLSLPIWASSYDDPAVIEGQQEMVAAAKVGLPLMYPRPAVVKYQELSLLLQVAIQRTLFDQASADQALVEAASSFQP, from the coding sequence ATGCTGACCGGCATCACGACCGCCCAAGTTTCCGCGGCCGATGTGAAGCTCAAAGCCGTCTTTATCGCGCAGGCGGCTTACAATGAGCAATCCGTCCGGGAGATGACCGACGATTTCCAGAAGCAGAATCCGGGCATCGCGGTCGACCTGGAATTCGTTCCCTATGAAGGGCTCCACGACAAGATCGTTCTCGCGCAAGGCTCCGGTGACGGTTATGACGCGGTCCTGTTCGACGTGATCTGGCCCGCCGAATTCGCCCAGAATGAGGTTCTGGTCGACGTCACCGATCGCATCACCCCTGAGATGAATGCAGGGGTGCTTCCCGGCGCCTGGACCACCGTGGAGTACAAGGGCCGACGCTATGGCATGCCGTGGGTGCTCGACACCAAGTACCTGTTCTACAACAAGGAGATGCTGGCGAAGGCAGGCTTCGATGCGCCGCCCAAGACCTGGGCAGAACTCATGAACCAGGCCAAGGTCATCAAGGAGAAGAAGATCGTCGAGCATCCGGTCGTCTGGAGCTGGGCGCAGGCGGAAGCAGTCATCTGCGACTATGGCACGCTGCTTTCGGCCTTCGGCGGCAAGTTCCTCGATGACAAGGGCAACTCGGCATTCCAGAGCGAGGGCGGACTGAAGGCGCTCGACTATATGGCGGCCTCGATCAAGGACGGCACGACCAACCCGAACTCGCGCGAATATCTCGAGGAGGACGTACGCCGTGTCTTCCAGGACGGCGAAGCCGCTTTCGCGCTCAACTGGACCTACATGTTCAATCTCGCCAATGACCCGAAGCAGAGCAAGGTCGCTGGCAAGGTCGGCGTCGTTGCCGCTCCAGGTGTCGATGGCATCACCCAGGCATCTGCAGTCAATGGCTCCATGGGCCTTGGCATCACCAAATCGAGCAAGCATCCGGAAGAAGCCTGGAAGTACATCACTTTCCTGACGTCGCAGGCGACCCAGAACAAATATGCCAAGCTGAGCCTGCCGATCTGGGCAAGTTCTTACGATGACCCGGCCGTGATCGAAGGCCAGCAGGAAATGGTCGCCGCTGCCAAGGTCGGCCTGCCCCTGATGTATCCGCGACCGGCGGTGGTGAAATATCAGGAATTGTCGCTGCTTCTGCAGGTGGCCATTCAACGAACACTCTTCGATCAGGCCTCTGCGGACCAGGCGCTGGTTGAGGCTGCGAGCTCCTTCCAGCCCTGA
- a CDS encoding SIS domain-containing protein: MNQPSGREAIESEMARQQGDALASYEAARAGAAEIASSLRTTGQLVLLGMGGSHCVGRTVEPIYRTFGIDAVAQTFSEQLDTARPLKGKTVIATSQSGESAEAVRWLSEAAERDDCFGMTMEAGSTLATSVPSVIGCGGTEIAVAATRSFTIAFAQHLAILEALGADPVQALAALSKSHPVSPDEALAHFSKVSAVITCGRRMRGLAEGLALGIAELARLPSFSIEGGQMRHGPLEMLGPDRGVILLRSSETGGERFAGLTAAVRKCNSPVIVFDCSGGEPIGDAINIRLPRSSDMAAIFFLLPVLQRFMLEFGSRHVANVGTPMHIAKVTRVE; encoded by the coding sequence ATGAACCAACCGAGCGGGCGCGAGGCCATTGAATCCGAGATGGCCCGTCAACAAGGTGATGCCCTTGCCTCCTACGAGGCGGCAAGAGCGGGCGCGGCGGAGATTGCATCCTCGCTCCGGACGACCGGCCAGTTGGTGCTGCTCGGGATGGGCGGCTCGCACTGTGTCGGCCGAACCGTCGAGCCGATCTACCGGACTTTCGGCATTGATGCGGTGGCGCAGACGTTCTCGGAGCAGCTCGACACGGCGCGGCCGTTGAAGGGAAAAACCGTCATTGCGACCTCGCAATCGGGCGAAAGTGCCGAAGCCGTCCGCTGGCTGAGCGAGGCCGCTGAACGGGACGATTGCTTCGGCATGACGATGGAAGCGGGCTCGACCCTGGCAACAAGCGTTCCCTCTGTGATCGGATGCGGCGGCACCGAGATTGCGGTCGCGGCCACGCGCAGCTTTACCATCGCATTTGCCCAGCACCTCGCCATTCTGGAGGCGCTCGGCGCCGACCCCGTGCAGGCGCTTGCCGCCTTATCCAAGTCGCACCCGGTCTCGCCTGACGAGGCGTTGGCGCATTTCTCCAAGGTCTCTGCCGTGATCACCTGCGGCCGCAGGATGCGCGGTCTGGCTGAAGGACTGGCGCTCGGGATCGCCGAACTTGCAAGGCTGCCCTCCTTCTCGATCGAAGGCGGCCAGATGCGGCATGGACCGCTTGAAATGCTTGGACCCGATCGCGGCGTCATTCTGCTTCGATCCTCGGAAACCGGCGGAGAACGTTTTGCCGGTCTGACGGCGGCGGTTCGCAAGTGCAATTCGCCTGTTATCGTGTTCGACTGTTCAGGCGGGGAGCCGATCGGTGATGCCATCAACATCCGCCTGCCCAGGAGCTCGGATATGGCGGCGATCTTCTTTCTCCTGCCGGTTCTCCAACGCTTCATGCTGGAATTTGGCAGCCGGCACGTGGCGAATGTCGGCACGCCGATGCATATCGCCAAGGTCACACGCGTCGAGTAG
- a CDS encoding glucose-6-phosphate isomerase family protein, with amino-acid sequence MTYPENVAIDAATGAIAPMVEHYEKRLADLRDVFSDRQAVDRMLAEDQNILVYQVRAFKREGCDLWFGTTTIEPGQVGREYFMTRGHFHKRRDMGEVYYTQAGEGLLLLQSRDRQIETMEMRPGTSSLIPPDWAHRSINVGTDPLVFVWVCNIEAGNDYGEILEKGMLRHVIAGAASPEIIDPLA; translated from the coding sequence ATGACGTACCCGGAAAATGTCGCGATCGATGCTGCGACTGGGGCGATTGCGCCGATGGTCGAGCACTACGAAAAGCGCCTCGCTGATCTCAGAGACGTCTTTTCCGACAGGCAAGCCGTCGACCGGATGCTTGCCGAAGATCAAAATATCCTCGTTTATCAGGTCCGGGCCTTCAAGAGAGAGGGATGCGACTTATGGTTCGGCACGACAACCATCGAGCCGGGCCAGGTCGGGCGCGAATATTTCATGACCCGCGGTCATTTCCACAAGAGGCGCGACATGGGGGAGGTGTATTACACTCAGGCTGGCGAGGGATTGCTTCTCCTGCAATCGCGAGACCGCCAGATTGAGACCATGGAGATGCGGCCGGGCACCTCATCGCTTATTCCCCCAGATTGGGCGCACCGCTCAATCAATGTTGGCACCGATCCCCTCGTCTTTGTCTGGGTGTGCAACATCGAGGCTGGCAACGACTACGGCGAGATCCTCGAAAAAGGGATGCTGAGACACGTTATCGCGGGCGCCGCAAGCCCCGAGATAATCGACCCGCTCGCTTGA